In Ferroplasma sp., a single window of DNA contains:
- the glnA gene encoding type I glutamate--ammonia ligase, which translates to MQDEESYIEKLKEDKVEFLQLQFTDIIGSVKSLTIPHNRFEDVIYNGVMFDGSSIVGYKQIENSDMKAVPELSSYTILTNENYAGKTVRFICKIFNPDGTRFEGDPRYILERQVERLSKENKRINIGPELEYFIFNQDEEGEATIEPSDYGGYFDKEPLDRSFTVKQEIIRKLEGLNYFPEASHHEVAYGQHEIDVKYSDAITMADRIIMIKSVVKETANEYGYYATFMPKPIKGVNGNGMHVHQSIFSGDENLFYKESTKHGLSDYAMHYLGGLLKNVKSSSLVLASTVNSYKRLIPGYEAPVYIAWANRNRSALVRIPSAAPKGKRLELRYPDSAGNQYLQFAAIIGMGLDGIENKIDPPDSIEKNIFEMNEEERKKYGIESMPASLGQAIAAFKESSLMKEIFGDYIYNNLIRIKENEWANFRQYVTDWEINRYLDIY; encoded by the coding sequence ATGCAGGATGAAGAATCCTATATTGAAAAATTAAAGGAAGATAAAGTAGAGTTTTTGCAATTACAGTTTACAGATATTATTGGATCTGTAAAATCATTGACAATACCGCACAACAGGTTTGAGGATGTAATTTATAACGGCGTTATGTTCGATGGGAGCTCAATTGTTGGATACAAACAGATTGAGAACTCTGATATGAAAGCGGTACCGGAGTTATCATCCTATACAATACTCACAAACGAAAATTATGCGGGAAAAACGGTGAGATTTATCTGTAAAATATTTAATCCTGATGGGACACGATTTGAGGGTGATCCCAGATACATTCTTGAAAGGCAGGTTGAAAGGCTTTCAAAGGAAAATAAGAGGATCAATATCGGGCCTGAACTTGAATATTTTATTTTCAATCAGGACGAGGAGGGCGAAGCTACCATTGAGCCCAGCGATTATGGGGGGTATTTTGATAAGGAGCCACTGGACAGATCTTTCACCGTAAAGCAGGAAATAATAAGAAAGCTGGAGGGCTTAAATTATTTCCCAGAAGCATCACATCACGAGGTTGCATACGGGCAGCATGAAATAGATGTGAAATATTCAGATGCCATAACAATGGCTGATAGAATAATAATGATAAAAAGCGTTGTAAAGGAAACTGCGAATGAGTACGGCTACTATGCCACTTTTATGCCAAAGCCCATAAAGGGAGTTAATGGCAATGGCATGCATGTACACCAGAGCATATTCTCAGGAGATGAAAATCTATTTTACAAGGAATCAACAAAACACGGGCTAAGTGACTATGCTATGCACTATCTGGGCGGGTTGCTGAAGAATGTAAAATCCTCCTCACTTGTACTTGCTTCTACTGTTAATTCATATAAAAGATTGATTCCCGGATATGAGGCTCCTGTATACATTGCATGGGCAAATAGGAATAGGAGTGCACTGGTAAGAATCCCCTCGGCTGCACCTAAGGGAAAGAGGCTTGAGCTGAGATATCCTGATTCTGCTGGAAATCAGTATCTCCAGTTTGCAGCAATAATTGGCATGGGCCTGGATGGCATTGAGAATAAAATAGACCCGCCAGATTCTATTGAGAAAAATATATTTGAGATGAATGAGGAGGAAAGGAAAAAATACGGAATAGAATCAATGCCAGCATCCCTGGGGCAGGCCATAGCAGCCTTCAAGGAAAGCAGCCTAATGAAAGAAATATTTGGGGATTATATTTATAATAATCTTATCAGGATCAAGGAAAACGAATGGGCTAACTTCAGGCAGTATGTAACTGACTGGGAGATTAATAGATATCTGGATATCTATTAA
- a CDS encoding valine--tRNA ligase has protein sequence MIDTGAMEKKWKEYWYSNDIFKFKKGDKNYTIDTPPPTVSGKMHVGHAFSYPQQDFIARYKRMKGFNVFYPWGFDDNGLPTERFVEKERKVTIDNTPLKEYIQICREVSREAEKDLYQAWYDTGLSADFKNYIDTSSDFSIKLSQELFMDLAEKQRAYRDEAPYITCPTCRTAISQIEMKDAIINTDLVYINFNGIEIATTRPEMLGACIAIFVNPQDERYSSMIGKKVEIPLYGYKVEVMADESIDRDFGTGAEMLCTFGDQNDLSLLKKYGLKARIILKNNRINDGSIINNLSIRDARKTIIDMLKDNGYIIKIEKIKHSVNTHERCGTPIEIGISKQWYIKDLDIKDELIEFGSKIEWVPAHMKTRYNNWVTGLKWDWCISRQRYFGVPFPVWYCNQCGEIIFADRKDLPVDPRIDDKKRKCMKCGSTDLSPETDVMDTWATSSLSPTLYLSHIDEMDMYPMDARFQGHDIITSWAFTTILRSYLHYGKIPWKKIIISGNVYDPFGQKMSKSKGNIVEPKVIIDNYGADALRYWASTTMQGENIKLREQDLMRGRKTVIKLENSLKLIMLLSDGKKPAKVDVQFPVNKWIISKMQHTVKEVTEYMEGSEVMKARIALDKFFWNLYCDNYLEIIKSEASKEDRRNETLYTAFYVMENVLKMYSPIMPFITEELYHQMNPEVSSIALERYPEFDPDQLYGEEDIDYIIGIIDRVRNLKSQKKLSMAAPLESVRIHGNADLIEKYGYLISGIMHIGKMGIINSDEIFIDN, from the coding sequence ATGATTGACACGGGGGCCATGGAAAAAAAGTGGAAGGAGTACTGGTACAGCAATGATATTTTTAAATTCAAAAAAGGGGATAAGAATTATACTATAGACACCCCGCCTCCCACAGTATCCGGAAAAATGCATGTAGGCCATGCATTTTCATATCCACAGCAGGATTTTATTGCAAGATACAAGAGAATGAAGGGATTTAACGTGTTTTATCCCTGGGGATTCGATGATAATGGGCTTCCGACTGAGAGATTTGTGGAAAAGGAGAGGAAGGTAACAATAGATAACACACCATTGAAAGAGTATATACAGATATGCAGGGAGGTGAGCAGGGAGGCAGAGAAGGACCTGTACCAGGCATGGTATGATACAGGATTAAGCGCTGATTTCAAAAATTATATAGACACATCATCGGACTTTTCCATAAAATTATCACAGGAACTGTTCATGGACCTGGCGGAAAAGCAGAGGGCATACAGGGATGAGGCCCCTTACATAACATGTCCTACGTGCCGTACAGCAATTTCCCAGATAGAGATGAAAGATGCCATAATAAACACAGACCTTGTTTATATTAATTTCAACGGGATTGAGATAGCCACAACCAGGCCGGAAATGCTTGGTGCATGTATTGCCATATTCGTAAATCCACAGGATGAAAGGTACAGCAGCATGATCGGAAAGAAAGTTGAGATTCCACTGTATGGATATAAGGTAGAGGTCATGGCTGACGAATCCATAGATAGAGATTTCGGTACAGGTGCCGAAATGCTCTGCACATTCGGTGATCAGAACGACCTGTCACTCTTGAAAAAATATGGCCTTAAAGCCCGTATTATTCTTAAAAATAACAGGATAAATGATGGCAGCATAATAAACAATCTTTCAATCAGGGATGCCAGGAAAACTATTATTGACATGCTGAAGGATAATGGGTATATTATAAAAATAGAAAAAATAAAACACTCAGTAAATACCCATGAAAGATGCGGTACACCAATTGAAATAGGCATCAGCAAACAGTGGTATATAAAGGACCTTGATATAAAGGATGAGCTGATCGAATTCGGAAGTAAAATTGAATGGGTTCCTGCACATATGAAAACAAGATATAACAACTGGGTAACCGGGCTAAAATGGGACTGGTGCATATCCAGGCAGAGGTATTTCGGCGTTCCTTTTCCGGTATGGTACTGCAATCAATGTGGTGAAATCATTTTTGCAGACAGAAAGGATTTGCCGGTAGACCCCAGAATTGATGACAAAAAAAGGAAATGCATGAAATGCGGATCCACGGATTTATCCCCCGAAACGGATGTCATGGATACCTGGGCGACATCGTCTCTCAGCCCAACGCTGTATCTGTCACATATAGATGAGATGGACATGTATCCCATGGATGCAAGGTTCCAGGGACATGACATTATAACATCATGGGCATTCACAACAATACTCAGGTCATACCTGCATTACGGGAAAATACCATGGAAGAAAATAATCATAAGCGGCAATGTTTATGATCCATTCGGACAGAAAATGAGCAAGAGCAAGGGCAACATAGTGGAGCCGAAGGTAATAATAGACAACTACGGTGCAGACGCCCTGAGATACTGGGCATCAACAACAATGCAGGGTGAAAACATAAAGCTGAGAGAACAGGACCTCATGCGTGGCAGGAAAACCGTCATAAAACTGGAAAATTCTTTAAAACTCATAATGCTACTGTCGGATGGCAAAAAACCTGCAAAGGTTGATGTACAGTTTCCAGTGAATAAATGGATAATATCCAAAATGCAACATACAGTGAAGGAGGTAACAGAGTACATGGAAGGCAGTGAGGTTATGAAGGCAAGGATAGCCCTGGATAAATTTTTCTGGAATCTCTACTGTGACAATTATCTGGAAATAATAAAAAGTGAGGCATCAAAGGAGGACAGGAGAAATGAAACACTTTACACAGCTTTTTATGTTATGGAAAATGTACTGAAAATGTACTCCCCCATCATGCCATTCATAACCGAGGAGTTATATCACCAGATGAATCCGGAGGTCTCCAGTATTGCCCTGGAGAGGTATCCAGAATTTGATCCAGATCAGCTGTATGGAGAAGAGGATATAGATTATATTATAGGGATAATAGACAGGGTAAGGAACCTGAAAAGTCAGAAAAAACTCTCAATGGCGGCACCGCTGGAGAGCGTAAGGATACATGGAAATGCGGATTTAATAGAAAAGTATGGCTACCTGATCAGCGGTATAATGCATATAGGCAAAATGGGAATAATAAATTCTGATGAAATTTTTATAGATAATTAA
- a CDS encoding lyase family protein: MKIWSGSASPEAGNKAYRIMLEKDIEVDRHLIPYEILSLLAYNLNIYRKGIGRKEDTLKTLKELYGLYSRKLDLDPELEDVHGNIESIAMEETDGSAKNMRMFLSRNEQVHTDVDFFLVDTLIDYEKIIYSTLQEINKIRQNGIMPGYTHYRQGMPVTFQTYMDFIKNIFVYNFNKINNAIGELKELPLGYGSGFGSMSDVDFTEVASYIGMEKNIKNPLFSFMLYPDNYIMVMSIINSFLIDISRIFQDMIIFSGDEMKILELPPGYVTGSSLMPNKVNPDFMEIFQGYAAKSVSIMNLLYSGIINKTTGYHRDFQVLKDEIIPFMVELKSILGGFPDLFSGIKFNGATSEKILGNSIYATYNSKLNFNSTGNWKESYRMVGDKIKSGNRLKSYVPADVITYRDFNFIKQIVDGNTSYLETSRKRLLDTIGDIVRDIV; encoded by the coding sequence ATGAAAATATGGTCTGGAAGCGCATCCCCCGAGGCTGGTAATAAGGCATACAGGATAATGCTTGAGAAGGATATAGAGGTTGACAGGCACCTGATACCCTATGAGATACTTTCACTTTTGGCATATAACCTGAATATTTACAGAAAGGGCATAGGCAGGAAAGAAGATACACTGAAGACCTTGAAGGAACTGTATGGCCTGTACAGCAGGAAATTGGATCTTGACCCGGAACTGGAGGATGTACACGGGAATATAGAAAGTATAGCAATGGAAGAAACAGATGGAAGTGCTAAAAATATGAGGATGTTCCTGTCAAGAAATGAACAGGTACATACAGATGTTGATTTTTTCCTTGTTGATACCCTGATTGATTATGAAAAGATTATATACAGTACGCTCCAGGAGATAAATAAGATCAGGCAGAATGGCATCATGCCAGGATACACACACTACAGGCAGGGGATGCCAGTTACCTTCCAGACGTACATGGACTTTATAAAAAATATATTTGTATATAATTTTAATAAGATCAATAATGCTATAGGTGAATTGAAAGAACTGCCTCTTGGGTATGGTTCAGGGTTCGGCTCAATGTCAGATGTTGATTTTACAGAGGTTGCATCCTATATTGGAATGGAGAAAAATATTAAAAATCCATTATTTTCTTTTATGCTGTACCCTGATAATTATATAATGGTAATGTCCATCATAAATTCCTTTCTTATCGACATATCAAGAATATTCCAGGATATGATAATTTTCAGCGGCGATGAAATGAAAATTCTGGAACTGCCGCCAGGTTATGTTACGGGAAGTTCATTGATGCCTAATAAGGTAAATCCCGATTTTATGGAAATATTTCAGGGCTACGCGGCAAAATCAGTATCCATAATGAACCTTCTTTATTCAGGTATTATAAACAAAACCACAGGTTATCACAGGGATTTTCAGGTGCTGAAGGATGAGATTATTCCATTTATGGTAGAGTTAAAATCAATACTGGGCGGTTTCCCAGATCTTTTTTCGGGGATAAAATTTAATGGTGCCACATCAGAGAAAATACTTGGCAATTCCATATATGCAACCTACAATTCAAAATTAAATTTCAATTCCACGGGAAACTGGAAAGAATCATACAGGATGGTGGGCGATAAGATAAAATCTGGAAACCGGTTAAAATCCTATGTGCCTGCAGATGTAATAACCTACAGGGATTTCAATTTTATTAAACAGATTGTGGATGGGAATACCTCATACTTAGAAACCAGCAGGAAAAGGCTCCTGGATACGATAGGGGATATTGTAAGGGATATAGTATAA
- a CDS encoding argininosuccinate synthase yields MDKVLLLYSGGLDTSVMVKWIQKEMKKEVVTLTLNIGNSNLEEIKEKAISLGVSDAIVMDVKNEFADNYIKKEIFADGMYEGYPLSTAIARPLMAEKAVYYAREYGCNTIAHGSTGKGNDQVRFEVTVKAIDENINVIAPVRDWNMNRPDEISYAKKNGIKIPKDGKYSVDENIWGRSAEGSTIENISNPLEDDVYEWVSPLEETGNGETVDLEFVNGIPHAINGNEFSLEEIVEKMNIIAGRNGIGLINHMEDRVTGIKSHEVYEVPGAMAILHAHKMIESLTLNKYEIDLKEYMDSQWSNFTYNGLWHDPVMEHINDFECSVNKYVNGKIKLKLYKGNMIMKSIESDNSIYNYEKISYDNSNFNQDSARGFIDIYKNNTVYTNNARKQKISVMQ; encoded by the coding sequence ATGGATAAGGTATTATTACTGTATTCAGGAGGCCTTGATACCTCTGTTATGGTTAAATGGATTCAGAAAGAAATGAAAAAAGAGGTTGTAACATTAACACTCAATATAGGAAACAGCAATCTTGAGGAAATTAAGGAAAAGGCTATCTCCCTTGGAGTTTCAGATGCAATAGTCATGGATGTTAAAAATGAGTTTGCTGATAATTATATTAAAAAGGAAATTTTTGCCGATGGCATGTACGAGGGATACCCGCTTTCCACGGCAATCGCCAGGCCGCTCATGGCAGAAAAGGCTGTGTATTATGCCAGGGAATACGGCTGTAATACAATTGCCCACGGATCCACAGGGAAGGGAAATGATCAGGTGAGGTTTGAGGTTACTGTAAAGGCGATAGATGAGAATATCAACGTTATCGCCCCTGTAAGGGACTGGAACATGAACAGGCCTGATGAAATAAGTTATGCCAAAAAGAATGGGATAAAAATACCAAAGGATGGGAAATATTCAGTGGATGAAAATATATGGGGAAGGTCTGCAGAAGGATCAACCATAGAAAACATATCAAATCCACTTGAAGATGATGTTTATGAGTGGGTATCACCGCTGGAGGAAACCGGAAACGGCGAAACAGTTGACCTCGAGTTTGTAAATGGGATTCCACATGCTATCAACGGTAATGAATTCAGCCTGGAGGAGATAGTTGAAAAAATGAATATTATTGCTGGAAGGAATGGGATAGGCCTGATAAACCATATGGAAGACAGGGTAACAGGAATTAAGAGCCATGAAGTATATGAGGTGCCCGGGGCTATGGCAATCCTGCATGCCCATAAGATGATTGAATCGCTTACATTGAATAAGTATGAGATCGATCTCAAGGAGTATATGGATTCACAGTGGTCCAATTTTACCTATAATGGATTATGGCATGACCCTGTTATGGAGCACATAAACGATTTTGAGTGCAGTGTAAATAAATACGTCAACGGGAAAATTAAACTTAAGCTGTACAAGGGCAATATGATAATGAAATCCATAGAAAGCGACAATTCCATATATAACTATGAAAAAATCAGTTATGATAACAGCAATTTCAACCAGGATTCCGCTAGGGGATTCATAGATATATACAAGAACAACACTGTATATACAAATAATGCAAGGAAGCAAAAAATTAGTGTTATGCAGTAA
- a CDS encoding aspartate kinase has protein sequence MERIARGNVETMVRDYIKKNPELIISMRMGILNVSKLSRRISMEEKGYNIISIRSALNKIFMENSAADTTHIDKLLSESKITLQDKIMVITVDKRIDSLNFLSATYLTDSIVYIVDETKNKKIDLPKSAVVERNVSSLHIFSSMEIVKTPGFVMKINERLFSYEINVLQLISCSNETIIIINRKDAIRAYEALMNQ, from the coding sequence ATGGAAAGAATAGCCAGGGGAAATGTTGAGACTATGGTCAGGGATTATATCAAAAAAAATCCAGAGCTCATAATCTCAATGAGGATGGGAATATTGAATGTCAGTAAGCTATCACGAAGAATATCAATGGAAGAGAAAGGATACAATATAATTTCCATAAGGTCTGCTCTGAATAAAATTTTCATGGAAAATTCCGCAGCAGACACAACACATATTGATAAGCTGCTGTCAGAGAGCAAAATAACGCTTCAGGATAAAATAATGGTAATAACCGTGGATAAAAGGATAGACTCTCTAAATTTCCTCTCAGCCACATATCTGACAGATTCCATTGTTTACATTGTAGACGAAACGAAAAATAAAAAAATTGATCTGCCAAAAAGTGCTGTTGTTGAAAGGAATGTTAGTTCACTTCATATTTTTTCTTCCATGGAAATAGTCAAGACACCAGGTTTTGTGATGAAAATAAATGAAAGGCTTTTTTCCTATGAAATCAATGTACTGCAACTTATTTCCTGCTCAAATGAAACAATAATAATTATAAACAGAAAAGATGCAATCAGGGCATATGAAGCCCTTATGAACCAATAA
- the zfx gene encoding zinc-containing ferredoxin, which translates to MVQREDVDFDPKHIDENFLSDEKNYPVTGEEDGLKVRAGGMQRMDDNGKPYPTKLGIHGTTVAIDWDGCIADGACMDVCPVDLFEWKLNPGNSGTGNDKKVEKGTPEWEKYRTDKSNPVRETECIFCMACVTACPWSVIKVNNE; encoded by the coding sequence ATGGTACAGAGAGAAGACGTGGATTTTGATCCAAAGCATATAGATGAGAATTTCCTTAGCGACGAGAAGAATTACCCCGTAACTGGTGAAGAGGACGGACTTAAGGTTAGGGCTGGTGGAATGCAGAGAATGGATGATAATGGAAAACCCTATCCAACAAAATTAGGCATACACGGAACAACTGTTGCTATTGATTGGGACGGGTGCATTGCCGATGGAGCTTGCATGGATGTCTGCCCTGTTGACCTCTTTGAGTGGAAACTCAATCCCGGAAACTCAGGAACTGGAAATGATAAGAAGGTAGAGAAGGGAACTCCTGAATGGGAAAAGTACAGAACAGATAAATCAAATCCTGTAAGGGAAACTGAGTGCATATTCTGCATGGCATGTGTTACAGCCTGCCCGTGGAGTGTAATAAAAGTTAACAACGAATAA
- the purM gene encoding phosphoribosylformylglycinamidine cyclo-ligase produces the protein MERKIIDRKSQGEFVSTFLRQIKFRRSEFKTINPLGGFTSLIDLGNFAVSFNNDGVGTKTIIAEEANKYNTIGIDCVAMNVNDAITVGAEPIAMLDYLSLKDMDNEVARQLGIGFNVGAQIANVNIVGGETAIVPDLVKNIDISATTLGIIQKDQIITGEKISEGDLIFALKSSGLHSNGFTTVRQIIKDNNISYEETFPGENKTVADVLLEPTRIYVREILDAMSIVPLKGLANITGGGIKNIARMKDMKYVIDSPFEPENVFSRLMDMGNLSFSEMFEIFNMGMGFIVIIDPENKTDFLNIIRNRVPVKEVGHVENGSGIIIPEYSVEMHGYY, from the coding sequence ATGGAAAGGAAGATTATTGACAGAAAGTCACAGGGAGAATTCGTTTCCACTTTTTTGAGGCAGATAAAGTTCAGAAGGTCTGAATTCAAGACTATCAATCCACTTGGTGGATTCACTTCTCTAATTGATCTGGGAAACTTTGCAGTTTCTTTTAATAACGACGGTGTAGGAACAAAAACAATAATAGCTGAAGAGGCAAACAAATACAATACAATAGGGATAGACTGTGTTGCCATGAATGTAAACGATGCCATTACAGTTGGTGCTGAGCCTATTGCCATGCTTGATTATTTGTCCCTGAAGGATATGGATAATGAGGTTGCCAGACAGCTCGGCATAGGGTTTAATGTTGGGGCCCAGATAGCAAATGTCAATATAGTTGGCGGGGAGACTGCCATAGTTCCAGATCTGGTTAAAAATATAGATATTTCAGCAACCACTCTGGGCATCATACAGAAAGATCAGATAATTACCGGAGAAAAAATTTCGGAAGGTGACCTGATTTTTGCCCTGAAAAGCAGCGGATTGCATTCCAACGGGTTCACAACTGTTAGGCAGATAATAAAAGATAATAATATCAGCTACGAGGAAACTTTCCCTGGGGAAAATAAAACGGTAGCTGACGTACTTCTGGAGCCAACGAGGATATACGTAAGGGAAATCCTAGATGCAATGAGCATCGTCCCACTTAAGGGCCTTGCAAACATCACCGGCGGGGGCATCAAAAATATCGCCAGGATGAAGGATATGAAATACGTTATAGACAGCCCATTTGAACCTGAGAATGTTTTTTCACGGCTGATGGACATGGGTAATCTTTCATTCAGTGAGATGTTTGAAATTTTCAATATGGGCATGGGATTTATTGTTATTATAGATCCGGAAAATAAAACTGATTTTCTCAATATAATCAGAAACAGGGTACCTGTAAAGGAAGTTGGCCATGTTGAAAATGGTAGTGGGATAATTATACCAGAATACTCCGTAGAAATGCACGGGTATTACTAA
- a CDS encoding carboxymuconolactone decarboxylase family protein has product MDPEKKMEEVSRVMQEATKDNKEFMNSFMGLVQNTMMPGSLSLKHKELIALALSMAARCEWCISYHVKSALDAGATKKELMETGYVTVLMYGSQALMEMNSLIDAIEKFDKKMKN; this is encoded by the coding sequence ATGGATCCTGAAAAGAAAATGGAAGAGGTCAGCAGGGTAATGCAGGAAGCCACTAAAGACAATAAAGAGTTTATGAACTCTTTCATGGGCCTGGTGCAGAATACAATGATGCCGGGATCTCTGTCTTTAAAGCATAAAGAGTTAATAGCACTTGCATTGAGTATGGCGGCAAGATGTGAATGGTGCATTTCATATCATGTAAAAAGTGCCCTGGATGCCGGTGCAACCAAAAAAGAGTTAATGGAAACCGGTTATGTAACCGTTCTCATGTATGGATCTCAGGCGCTCATGGAGATGAACAGCCTGATTGACGCCATCGAAAAGTTTGATAAAAAAATGAAAAATTAA
- a CDS encoding peroxiredoxin → MSVYLGQKAPEFFVNTTKGPVSLEDYKGKWVILFSHPADFTPVCTTEFMEFARKYEEFKKLNVELVGLSVDSIYSHIEWMKDIKDKFGIEIPFPVIADINKDVARAYNMMDEKTGSTVRGVFIIDPNQIVRLMIYYPAETGRNIEEIIRTVRALQINWNRKLATPVNWKPGEDGIVLAPGTLEEAIAREKSGNKTWYLKFEQVN, encoded by the coding sequence ATGTCAGTTTATTTAGGACAGAAAGCACCGGAATTTTTTGTGAATACAACAAAAGGTCCTGTGTCTCTTGAGGATTATAAGGGAAAATGGGTAATTCTGTTTTCACATCCGGCAGATTTTACGCCAGTGTGTACAACAGAGTTTATGGAATTTGCCAGGAAATATGAGGAATTCAAAAAACTAAATGTTGAGCTGGTCGGGTTAAGTGTTGATAGTATTTACAGCCATATAGAATGGATGAAAGATATTAAAGACAAATTCGGCATAGAAATTCCATTCCCGGTCATAGCAGATATAAATAAAGATGTTGCAAGGGCATATAACATGATGGATGAAAAAACTGGTTCAACCGTGCGTGGAGTATTCATCATAGACCCAAACCAGATCGTAAGGCTTATGATTTATTATCCGGCAGAAACTGGAAGAAACATAGAAGAAATAATTCGTACTGTCAGAGCATTGCAGATTAACTGGAACAGGAAGCTCGCAACGCCTGTCAACTGGAAACCAGGAGAAGATGGAATTGTGTTGGCGCCTGGAACACTGGAAGAGGCCATAGCCAGGGAGAAATCAGGAAATAAAACATGGTATCTTAAGTTCGAGCAGGTGAATTGA
- a CDS encoding winged helix DNA-binding protein produces MEQELKTLTPSTRLVLITLRQFKVARLCQIIESTGLSKRSVLYSVKKLSAMGLIEINICLSDTRQRFYCIKINE; encoded by the coding sequence ATGGAACAGGAACTCAAAACGCTTACCCCCTCTACAAGGCTGGTTTTAATCACATTGAGGCAGTTTAAGGTTGCAAGGCTGTGCCAGATCATTGAAAGTACAGGACTATCAAAGAGATCTGTTCTATATTCTGTAAAAAAATTGAGCGCCATGGGACTAATAGAGATTAACATATGCCTTTCAGATACCAGGCAGAGGTTTTACTGTATAAAAATAAACGAATAG
- a CDS encoding class I SAM-dependent methyltransferase produces MAVDFGTYHHSTYEESEKLRTIIYNKFHEAFKSISLDRNSAIKILDIGCGLGFTIKVAADFYTNAIITGIDNFSGSLINSSLNKARTNIEKLGIKKRCTVEEADILDFKGKFDLVISNLVFHNMGSARFQAYKKVYSLRPDYFITGDIFFAGNYENPVDFELSKISDMFLPVTVKNVDEISNSFKILILKRI; encoded by the coding sequence ATGGCAGTAGATTTTGGTACATATCATCATTCCACATATGAAGAATCAGAAAAATTACGAACAATAATTTATAACAAATTTCATGAAGCATTTAAATCCATATCTCTTGATAGGAATTCCGCAATAAAAATACTTGATATAGGATGCGGCCTGGGGTTCACCATTAAGGTAGCTGCGGATTTTTATACAAATGCTATAATTACGGGCATAGATAATTTTTCCGGTAGCCTAATAAACTCCTCACTGAATAAGGCCAGAACCAATATTGAAAAACTTGGAATAAAGAAACGATGCACTGTTGAAGAGGCAGACATTCTGGATTTTAAAGGAAAATTTGATCTTGTAATATCCAATCTTGTTTTCCACAATATGGGAAGTGCAAGATTTCAGGCATACAAAAAAGTATATTCCCTTAGGCCGGATTATTTCATAACAGGGGATATATTTTTTGCCGGAAACTATGAAAATCCTGTTGATTTTGAACTTTCAAAAATTTCAGATATGTTTCTCCCTGTAACCGTGAAAAATGTAGATGAAATTTCAAATAGTTTCAAAATTTTGATCCTAAAGAGAATATAA